In Holophagales bacterium, the DNA window CTCGACACGCGCCTCGGGACCCTTCTCGTGAAGACGAGGAGCCTCGCGCCCGAATCCCTGACGAAGGCGCTCGAAATCCAGGGCCAGACACTCCAGCGCCTCGGGTTCATCCTCCTCAAGAACGGCTTCTGCGACGCGGACCAGCTGCGGGCCGGTCTCGACGCCCAGGTGAAGAAGATCGCCTACGGCCTCTTCCGGTGGACCGACGGCGAGTACGTCTTCGACCAGCAGGACCGGATCGACTACGACCACGAGTATTTCCGGCCGATCCAGGTGGAGAGCCTCCTGATGGAGGGGGCGAGGATGGTCGACGAGTGGCCGATCATCCAGAAGGTCGTCCGCTCGCCCGAGCTCGTCTACCAGCGCGTGGCGGTCGGGCAGAGGGTGGAGCCGGCCGAGGTTGCCGACGACGCCGAGGAGATCGGGGACGCGACGCTCTCGAAAGCGCGCGATCGGCGCGACGGGTCGATCCGGATCTCGAAGGCCGAGTGGTCGGTCTACGAGCTCGTCGACGGGCGAAGAACGATCAGCGACATCGTCGACCGGACGTTCCTCTCCGATTTCGAAGGTGCGAAGGCGTTCTACGACCTCTTGAGCCGGGGGCTCATCGAGGAATCCCGGAGGACCGGCGTCGTGGACGAGACCGGGAGCATCTCGATCGAGATCCCCTCGGTCAGCCGGCGGCTGCCCGTGGGCGCGATCGTCCTCGGCCTCGTCCTGCTCGCGGCGCTCCTGGCGAGCCTGCGCCTGCAGCCGCGAAATCCTGCGAACACCTTTACGGTGCCGCGGCGGCGCGTGGCGGCGGTCGAGGGGTTCCAGAAGGCCGTCTCCCTGACCCGTCTTCGGCGACTGTCCGAGGCGATCGACGCCTACTACCTCACGCAGGGACGTTTCCCCGAATCTCCCGCGGCGATCGCGTCATCGGGTCTCCTGCCCCCCCGCGACCTCGACGACCCCTGGGGGCGACCCTACCGGTACATCCTCCAGAACGACACCGGGAAGTACTACCTCGCCGGGTTCGATGCGGAAGGGAAGACCGACACCGACCTCTTCTTCGCCCACGCCGCCCAGGGAACGGGGGCGGCCGGGGAGGTCCACACGAGCGGGAAGAAGGAAATCATTATTCTTAAATAGTTTGCGGAAAGTCTTCGCCGTTGATGAAGATTTCTGTAATCGACGACTTGACAATGTCGCGCTAATATTCTAGATTCCTCCCCGGGCCCGGTCAGGGTCCGGAGGGAATCAGGATGAGCAAGATCATCGGCATCGACCTCGGGACGACGAACAGCGTCGTCGCAGTTCTCGAGGGGGGCTCGGCGGAGGTCATCGCCAACTCCGAGGGAGGGCGGACCACCCCGTCCGTCGTGGCCGTCACGAAGTCGGGCGAGCGGCTCGTCGGGCAGGTCGCCAAGCGGCAGGGCGTCACGAATCCGGAGAACACCGTCTACTCGATCAAGCGGTTCATGGGCCGCCGCTTCGACGAGGTCAACGAAGAGATGAAGATGGTCCCCTACAAGGTCGTCCGGTCGGCCAACGGGGACGCTCGCGTGATCCAGGGCGGCAAGGAGATGTCGCCCCCGGAGATCTCCGCCCAGATTCTCACGAAGCTCAAGGAGGCCGCGGAGGCCCACCTCGGCGAGAAGGTGGACCGGGCGGTCATCACCGTCCCGGCCTACTTCAACGACGCCCAGCGCCAGGCGACCAAGGACGCCGGCCAGATCGCCGGCCTGAAGGTCGAGCGGCTCGTGAACGAGCCGACCGCCGCGGCCCTCGCCTACGGGCTCGACAAGAAGAACAACGAGACGATCGCCGTCTACGACTTCGGCGGCGGCACGTTCGACATCTCGATCCTCGAGGTGGGAGAGGGCGTCGTCGAGGTCAAGTCGACGAACGGCGACACGCACCTCGGCGGCGACAACATCGACCAGCGGATCGTCGACTGGCTTCTCGCCGAGTTCCGGAAGGACCAGGGGATCGACCTCGGCAAGGACCCGATGGCGACGCAGCGCCTGAAGGAAGCCGCCGAGAAGGCCAAGATCGAGCTCTCGACGACGATCGAGTCCGAGATCAACCTGCCGTTCATCACGGCCGACGCCTCGGGGCCGAAGCACCTGAGCCTGAAGCTCACGCGGGCCAAGCTCGAGCAGATGGTCGACGACCTGATCCAGCGCTCCGTCGGCCCGTGCCGGCAGGCGCTGAAGGACGCCGGCCTCGAGGCGAAGCAGATCGACGAGGTCGTCCTCGTGGGCGGCCAGACGCGGATGCCGAAGATCCAGCAGGTCGTGAAGGACTTCTTCGGCAAGGAGCCGCACAAGGGGGTCAACCCCGACGAGGTCGTCGCCATCGGCGCCGCGCTCCAGGGCGGGGTCCTCGCGGGCGACGTGAAGGACCTCCTCCTCCTCGACGTCACGCCGCTCTCCCTCGGCGTCGAGACGCTCGGCGGCGTCATGACGAAGCTCATCGAGCGGAACACGACGATTCCCGTGAAGAAGAGCGAGGTCTTCTCGACGGCGGCCGACGGCCAGACCTCGGTGGAGATCAAGGTCCTCCAGGGCGAGCGCGAGATGGCGGGGGACAACAAGCTCCTCGGTCTCTTCTCCCTCGTCGGGATCCCGCCCGCCCCGCGCGGGATGCCGCAGATCGAGGTGACGTTCGACATCGACGCGAACGGCATCCTCCACGTCACCGCGAAGGACCGCGGCACGGGCAAGGAGCAGAAGATCACGATCACCTCCTCCTCGGGCCTCGCCAAGGACGAGGTCGAGAAGGCGGTCAAGGAAGCCCAGTCGCACGGCGCGGAGGACAAGAAGCGGCGCGAGGCCGTCGAGGCGAAGAACCAGCTCGACTCGATCGTCTACGCGACGGAGAAGCTCCTCGCCGAGAACGCCGACAAGGTGCCCGCGGAGGACAAGACCGCCATCGAGGCGGCCGTGGCCGACGCGAAGAAGGTCCTCGAGACGAAGGCCGACGACGCCGACGCCCTGCGCAAGGCGGCGCAGGAGGTCCAGAAGGCGAGCTACAAGGTGGCCGAGGCGCTCTACAAGAACGCTCCGGCCCCGGAGTCGGGAACGGACCCGGCCGGGACGGCGTCCCAGGGTGGCGCGAGGCCGGCGGACGACGTGATCGACGCCGAGGTCGTCGACGAGAAGAAGTGACGTCGTGACGGGGGTGCGCGACGGATCCGGCCGCGGGAAGGCGCGGCGCGACGACTTCGTCCTCATCGGCGTCGTCGCCGACCGCTTCGGCGTCCACCCGCAGACGCTTCGCCTCTACGAGCGGGAGGGCCTCATCTGCCCTCCCCGCTCGTCGGGTAACACGCGGCTCTACGACCGCGAAACCGTCGAGCGGCTCGAGATCATCCTGACCCTGACGCGGGACCTCGGCGTGAACCTCGCCGGCGTGGAAGTCATCCTCGACCTGCGCGCACGGCTCTCCCGCATGGAAGGCGAGGTGGAGAGGCTGATGGACGCCTTCCGCTCCGTGGCGGCCGAGCACGCCTCCCGGGCGGCGGGGCGGCCCACCCCGCCGCAGAACGCCCTGGCGCTGCGCCCGGGGGCGCCGCTCGCCCGCCGCCCCGTCTAGGGGACGGGCCTGCACGCCGGCCGCCTGCCGGGATACGATGCACTCCAAGTGAACCGCAGGCGGACCGACGACGATTCGGGTCTTCTCCGGAGGTATCTCGAGGAGATCTCGAAGTACCAGCCTGTTCCGGCAGAGCGCGAGAAGGAGCTCGCCCGGATCATCCAGGATCGATGCGCGTCCGAAGGCAAGCGGAAAGAGGCGCTCGACGAGCTCGTGCGGGCGAATCTGCGTTTCGTCGTCTACCACGCCAAGGGATTCCACTCCCCCGACGTCCCGTTCATCGACCTGATCAACGAGGGCAACATCGGCCTGATCCAGGCCGCCAAGAGGTTCGACGCGAACCGCGGGGTCAAGTTCATCACCTACGCCGTCTGGTGGGTGAGGCAGGCCATCTCCCACGCGCTCGCCGAGCAGGCGGGGACGATCCGCATCCCTCACAAGCAGGCGGCCCACCAGCTGAAGGCGGTCCGCGCGCGGGCCGAGCTCCAGCGCGAGCTCGGCCGTGACCCGACCCACGAGGAGATTGCCGAGCGGACCGGCCTCGAGCCGGCCACGGTGGAGACACTCCTCGCGGTCTCGCGCACGGCCGAGTCCCTCTCCCAGGGAGTCGGCAACGACGAGCAGGAGCGGACGCTCGAGGACGTCCTCGAGCAGACGATGGTCGCCGCGGCCGACGACGACATGCTGCGTCGCGCGACGGTCGACCAGGCCCGGGAGATCCTGGGCGACCTGAAGCCGAAGGAGCGGGCGGTCCTCTGCCGCCGCTTCGGGATCCCGGAGGACGGGAGCGACGGTGAGCGGGAGCCGATGACCCTGCAGGAGATCGGCGCCGAGCTGAGCCTCTCGCGCGAGAGAGTCCGCCAGATCGAGGCCCAGGCGCTCCAGAGGCTCCGGCGCGGCACCAAGGCGCGCCGCCTCATGGCCGTCTTCCGCTGACGCCGCGCGCTTCGACCCCTACAATCGGCCGCGTGAGCGAGTCCGTCGAGACCGAGAAGTGCGCCCTCTGCCAGGGCTTCGGGAGGCTCGAACGCCCGAACGGCACCACCGTTCCCTGCGAGTGCCGGGCCGGAGAGATGGCCGAGGCGCGCCGGAGCGCCGCCCGGATCCCCGAGCGCTACCGGAACTGCCGGCTCAAGAATTTCGGGGACCTCCAGAACGACTCGTTGAAGAAGGCCAAGGCGATCGCGAAGCGTTTCGTCGACCACTGGCCGGCCGTCGACGCCGGCCTCCTCATCTCGGGTCCCGTAGGCGTCGGCAAGACGCACCTCGCCGTGGCCATCCTGAACGAGCTCGTCGACGCGAAAGGGGCGACCGCCCTGTTCTGCGACTTCTCCGACCTGCTCGACCGGATCCAGGCGAGCTTCGGGAAGGGGAGCGACGAGAACCAGGACGACATCGTCGCCCCGTACCGCGACGCGAACCTGCTCGTCCTCGACGAGCTCGGTGCGCGACGCCCCTCCGACTGGGTGCGGGAGATCCTCTACGGACTCCTGAACACGCGCTACAACCGGGGCCGGATCACGATCCTGACGACGAACTTCGGCGACGAGCCGGACGGGCGGGGCACGGAAACGCTCGAGATGCGCGTCGGTCCGCCGGTGAGGAGCCGCCTCTACGAGATGTGCCAGCTCGTCGTCATCGAGGCCGAGGACTTCCGCAAGAAGCACCGTGCGAAGGCGATCGGGTGAGCGCGTGAGGCGCGGCCCCGCAGCCGCCTTCCTGGCGGTCGCGCTCCTCCCCGCCTGCGCGCCGAGGCCGGCGCCGGTCACGGGCCGCCCTCCCGTGGAGACGCCCGCGCCCTCTCCGACCCCCACTCCGGCGCCGGCGCTCGCCCCGGCCCCCGTCCTCAGGGAGATCCCCGAGCCGCGACTCGACATCGGCGTCGCCGTGGACCGCGCCGAGTACCTGCTCCCCTCGGGCGACTGGATCGTCCGATCGGGAGCCGGGGCCCGGCGGCATCTCGGATCCCTCGCGATCCGGCCCGCGGCGGCCGCCGGTCCTGCCGCGGTGCCCGCCTTCCAGATCCAGGCGGGCTCATTCGCCCGGCGGGACCTCGCCGAGGCCGAGGCCGTGCGTCTCGGAGCCCTCCTCGCGCTCCCGGCGCTCGCGGCCGAGACGGGAGGGCGATGGGGAGTCCGGCTCGGCGAGCCAGGCGGCCGGGCGGCCCTGCAGCCTCTCCTGTCGCGCGTCCGGCGCGACGCCGTGCCCGATGCGTTTCTCGTCGGTCTTCCGGTTCCCGGAGCACCGGCCCGGACCCTCCTCGTCGTGGGCCCGGCCGGGGTGCAGGAGGTTCCTTCGCCCCTCGAGCTGCAGGCGGCGGACGGCTCGCTCCTCCCGGTGAACGACGCCCGCTATCGCGGCAACGTGCTCCTCGTCGCGACGCCGCGGGGAACGCTCCACGTCGTCAACCGGGTCGGCCTGGAGGAGTACCTCCTCGGCGTCGTCCCGCTCGAGATGGGGCCGCGCGTCTACGACGAGATCGAGGCCCTGAAAGCGCAGGCCGTCGCGGCGCGAACCTACGCCGTCAAGCGGCGCGGCGACTTCTCGGCCGAGGGCTACGACCTCTGCGCGACGGCCCGGTGCCAGGTCTACGGCGGCGCCACGGCCGAGCAGCCCCTCTCGAGCCAGGCGGTGAGCGCCACCGCCGGTCAGGTCCTCCTCTTCGCCGGGGCCCCCGCCGACACCCTTTTCACCTCGACGTGCGGAGGGCGGACCGAAGACGCACGGAACGTCTTCCCCTCGTACTCGCAGGCCGCGTTCCCCTACCTCCGGTCGGTGTCCTGCGCCGGGGAGGAGAAGCTTCCGATCGCGACGACGGCGCGCGCGCCGGCCCACGCCAACGCGCTCGGCGCGCTCGCGCTCAGGGGCCGCGCGCTGCTCCATGCGGCCGGGCGCCACGGGACCTCGTGGCCCGACCTTAAGTCCGCCCGCGCGCTCCTGACGGCGCGCCTCGGGCGGACCGCCGGCGCCCCGCCGCGGACGCTCGCCCCCGAGGCGGTCTACGCGAACCTCGCCGGGCTTCTCGGCGACGACGCGCTGCTGACCGAAGAGTCCGAACGCACCGCGGCGCCCCCGGCGTGGAGCGACGAGGCGCGTCGCGTCCACGCGGCGCTCGTTCGCTTCCAGATCGGTGGCCCGACACCGCTACCGACGACGCGCCCCTTCTCCGCCGAGGAGGCCGCGGGTCTCTGGGCCTCGCTTCTCCTGCGGGCCGGCGGACTCGAAGAAGTCGAGGGGCGGCTCGTCGCCGCGCCCGCCGGAAAGCTCGTCGTGAAGACTTCGAAGGGGCGCGAGGAGGAGACCCTTCCGGCCGACCCGCTCCTCTTCCGGGGCGGCGGCGAGGCGTGGACGCAGGTCGACGCGCTCGCGCCCTCGCCCGGAGACCGCGTGCGGCTCGTCCTGAGGGACGGGACGGTGATCGCCGTCGCGGCCGTCGTCCCTGCGGCGGAGGGAATCTACGAACGGGAGTCGTCGTGGATCCACTGGGTGCGGCGATTCACGGGCGCCGAGCTGATGGGAAAGCTCCTCGAGCGCGACGCCTCGAGGAAGGGGAGTGTCGTGAGGCGGCTCGACGTCCTCGCGCGAGGGACCTCCGGCCGCGCGGCGAAGGTCATGGTCACGACCGACCGCGAGGCGTTCGACCTCTCGGGCCTCGAGGTGCGGTTCGCCCTCGGCATCCCCGAGACGCTCTTTACGCTCGTCACCGGAAAGGACGAGACGGGAGCGCCCGTCCACACGTTCTTCGGCCGCGGCTGGGGGCACGGCGTCGGCCTCTGCCAGACGGGGACGTTCGGGATGGCGCTGGCCGGCCGGACACACGGCGAGATCCTCGCGGCCTACTACCCCGGGACCGTCCTCGGGCCCTGGCCCGTGCCCGCGCAGGTCCCCGAGCCAGGGCCGGGCGCGGCTCCGAGCCTGGCGCCAGCGCCGCCCGTCCCCGCCGGCGTGCCGCGCTAACGCGGTGTGCCGGTCCGGCGGATAGAATCGCCCCTCGCGGGCGATTTGCCCCAGGAGTCCCGACATGACGACGCTTCTCGAGAGCCCCGCGGCCGCCAGCGCCGCCTCTTCCGCCCCGTTCGGCTTCCAGCTCTCCGACGACCAGGTCGCCGTCCGGAAGATGGTCCGCGAGTTCGCCGAGTCGGAGATCGCGCCGCACGTCATGGAGTGGGACGAGGCCCAGGTCTTCCCCCGTGAGGTCGTCGCGCGCCTCGGGGACCTCGGGATGCTCGGCGTCATCATCCCGGAGGCGTACGGCGGTGCGGGTCTCTCGTACATCGACTACATCGGCGTCATCGAAGAGCTCTCGCGGGTCGACGGCTCGGTCGGCATCTCGATCGCGGCTCACAACAGCCTCTGCACGAACCACATCTTCATGTTCGGCACGGAGGAGCAGAAACGTCGCTGGGTCACGCCGCTCGCCCAGGGAAAAGCGATCGGCGCCTGGGGGCTGACGGAGTCCGAGGCCGGAAGCGACTCGAAAGGGACGAAGACGACGGCCGTCCTCGACGGAAACCAGTGGGTCCTGAACGGCTCGAAGAACTTCATCACCCACGGCTCCGTCGGCGACACGGCGGTCCTGATGGCCGTCACCGACAAGGCTGCCGGCACGCACGGCATCTCCGCCTTCGTCGTCGACCTCCACCAGCCGGGCATCCGCGCCGGGAAGAAGGAGAACAAGCTGGGGCTCAGGGCCTCCGACACGGCGACGCTCGTCATGGAAGACTGCCGGATTCCGAAGGAGAACCTCCTCGGTCCCCTCGGCACGGGCTTCAGCCAGGCGATGCAGGTCCTCGACGGAGGGCGGATCTCCATCGCCGCCCTCGCCCTCGGAATGGCGCAGGGGGCCTTCGACTGCGCCCTCGCCTACTCGCGGCAGCGGGAGCAGTTCGGCAAGCCGATCTCCGAGTTCCAGTCGATCCAGAACTACCTGGCCGACATGGCGACCGAGATCGACGCCGCCCGCCTCCTCACCTGGCGCGCCGGCTGGATGAAGGACCGCGGGATGAAGGTGACGAAGGAATCGGCCATGTGCAAGCTCCACGCGGCCGAGGTCTCGGTGCGGGTCGCGAACCTCGCCGTCCAGATCCACGGCGGCTACGGCTTCACGAAGGACTTCAAGGCCGAGAAGTTCTACCGCGACGTCAAGCTCTGCACGATCGGGGAGGGGACCTCGGAGATCCAGCGGATGGTCATCGCCCGGCAGCTCCTCAAGGGATGACGTTCCACGTCCCGCTCGAGACCCGGGTCCTTCCGAACGGACTCACGGTCGTCGTCTCCGAGAATCCCGCCGCCCCCGTCTTCGGCCTCTGCGTCCTCTACCGCATCGGCTCGCGCCTCGAGCCGCAGGGGCGCTCCGGCTTCGCGCACCTCTTCGAGCACCTGATGTTCGAGGGGACCCCGAACGCGGGCAAGGGTGTCTTCGACCGCGTCTGCGAGAGCTCCGGCGGGAGCAACAACGGCCAGACCCGTCCCGACGTGACGATCTACGTCGTCGACGCCCCGTCCTCGGCCCTCGACAGGATCCTCTTCCTCGAGGCCGACCGGATGGCCGCGCTCGCCTTCGGGCAGGAGTCGCTCGACAACCAGCGCGACGTCGTGAAGGAGGAGATCCGGGTCAACGTCCAGAACGATCCGTACGGCCTCTTCGAGTACGGCGAGCTGCCGCAGGCGCTCTTCGACAAGTGGGAGAACGCCCACGACGGCTACGGCGATTTCCACGACCTCGACGCGGCGACGCTCGGGGACGTCGAGAGCTTCTTCGCGGCCTTCTACCGCCCGAACAACGCGATCCTCGCGGTGGCGGGACACGTCGCGGCGGCCGACGTCTTCGAGAAG includes these proteins:
- the dnaK gene encoding molecular chaperone DnaK, which translates into the protein MSKIIGIDLGTTNSVVAVLEGGSAEVIANSEGGRTTPSVVAVTKSGERLVGQVAKRQGVTNPENTVYSIKRFMGRRFDEVNEEMKMVPYKVVRSANGDARVIQGGKEMSPPEISAQILTKLKEAAEAHLGEKVDRAVITVPAYFNDAQRQATKDAGQIAGLKVERLVNEPTAAALAYGLDKKNNETIAVYDFGGGTFDISILEVGEGVVEVKSTNGDTHLGGDNIDQRIVDWLLAEFRKDQGIDLGKDPMATQRLKEAAEKAKIELSTTIESEINLPFITADASGPKHLSLKLTRAKLEQMVDDLIQRSVGPCRQALKDAGLEAKQIDEVVLVGGQTRMPKIQQVVKDFFGKEPHKGVNPDEVVAIGAALQGGVLAGDVKDLLLLDVTPLSLGVETLGGVMTKLIERNTTIPVKKSEVFSTAADGQTSVEIKVLQGEREMAGDNKLLGLFSLVGIPPAPRGMPQIEVTFDIDANGILHVTAKDRGTGKEQKITITSSSGLAKDEVEKAVKEAQSHGAEDKKRREAVEAKNQLDSIVYATEKLLAENADKVPAEDKTAIEAAVADAKKVLETKADDADALRKAAQEVQKASYKVAEALYKNAPAPESGTDPAGTASQGGARPADDVIDAEVVDEKK
- a CDS encoding acyl-CoA dehydrogenase: MTTLLESPAAASAASSAPFGFQLSDDQVAVRKMVREFAESEIAPHVMEWDEAQVFPREVVARLGDLGMLGVIIPEAYGGAGLSYIDYIGVIEELSRVDGSVGISIAAHNSLCTNHIFMFGTEEQKRRWVTPLAQGKAIGAWGLTESEAGSDSKGTKTTAVLDGNQWVLNGSKNFITHGSVGDTAVLMAVTDKAAGTHGISAFVVDLHQPGIRAGKKENKLGLRASDTATLVMEDCRIPKENLLGPLGTGFSQAMQVLDGGRISIAALALGMAQGAFDCALAYSRQREQFGKPISEFQSIQNYLADMATEIDAARLLTWRAGWMKDRGMKVTKESAMCKLHAAEVSVRVANLAVQIHGGYGFTKDFKAEKFYRDVKLCTIGEGTSEIQRMVIARQLLKG
- a CDS encoding DUF4388 domain-containing protein — encoded protein: MALEGTLHDFALPDILQLISLQKKTGLLTLRGPEDTVLLGFDSGALVSAESQARRLDTRLGTLLVKTRSLAPESLTKALEIQGQTLQRLGFILLKNGFCDADQLRAGLDAQVKKIAYGLFRWTDGEYVFDQQDRIDYDHEYFRPIQVESLLMEGARMVDEWPIIQKVVRSPELVYQRVAVGQRVEPAEVADDAEEIGDATLSKARDRRDGSIRISKAEWSVYELVDGRRTISDIVDRTFLSDFEGAKAFYDLLSRGLIEESRRTGVVDETGSISIEIPSVSRRLPVGAIVLGLVLLAALLASLRLQPRNPANTFTVPRRRVAAVEGFQKAVSLTRLRRLSEAIDAYYLTQGRFPESPAAIASSGLLPPRDLDDPWGRPYRYILQNDTGKYYLAGFDAEGKTDTDLFFAHAAQGTGAAGEVHTSGKKEIIILK
- a CDS encoding ATP-binding protein, encoding MSESVETEKCALCQGFGRLERPNGTTVPCECRAGEMAEARRSAARIPERYRNCRLKNFGDLQNDSLKKAKAIAKRFVDHWPAVDAGLLISGPVGVGKTHLAVAILNELVDAKGATALFCDFSDLLDRIQASFGKGSDENQDDIVAPYRDANLLVLDELGARRPSDWVREILYGLLNTRYNRGRITILTTNFGDEPDGRGTETLEMRVGPPVRSRLYEMCQLVVIEAEDFRKKHRAKAIG
- a CDS encoding SpoIID/LytB domain-containing protein, giving the protein MRRGPAAAFLAVALLPACAPRPAPVTGRPPVETPAPSPTPTPAPALAPAPVLREIPEPRLDIGVAVDRAEYLLPSGDWIVRSGAGARRHLGSLAIRPAAAAGPAAVPAFQIQAGSFARRDLAEAEAVRLGALLALPALAAETGGRWGVRLGEPGGRAALQPLLSRVRRDAVPDAFLVGLPVPGAPARTLLVVGPAGVQEVPSPLELQAADGSLLPVNDARYRGNVLLVATPRGTLHVVNRVGLEEYLLGVVPLEMGPRVYDEIEALKAQAVAARTYAVKRRGDFSAEGYDLCATARCQVYGGATAEQPLSSQAVSATAGQVLLFAGAPADTLFTSTCGGRTEDARNVFPSYSQAAFPYLRSVSCAGEEKLPIATTARAPAHANALGALALRGRALLHAAGRHGTSWPDLKSARALLTARLGRTAGAPPRTLAPEAVYANLAGLLGDDALLTEESERTAAPPAWSDEARRVHAALVRFQIGGPTPLPTTRPFSAEEAAGLWASLLLRAGGLEEVEGRLVAAPAGKLVVKTSKGREEETLPADPLLFRGGGEAWTQVDALAPSPGDRVRLVLRDGTVIAVAAVVPAAEGIYERESSWIHWVRRFTGAELMGKLLERDASRKGSVVRRLDVLARGTSGRAAKVMVTTDREAFDLSGLEVRFALGIPETLFTLVTGKDETGAPVHTFFGRGWGHGVGLCQTGTFGMALAGRTHGEILAAYYPGTVLGPWPVPAQVPEPGPGAAPSLAPAPPVPAGVPR
- a CDS encoding sigma-70 family RNA polymerase sigma factor, which gives rise to MNRRRTDDDSGLLRRYLEEISKYQPVPAEREKELARIIQDRCASEGKRKEALDELVRANLRFVVYHAKGFHSPDVPFIDLINEGNIGLIQAAKRFDANRGVKFITYAVWWVRQAISHALAEQAGTIRIPHKQAAHQLKAVRARAELQRELGRDPTHEEIAERTGLEPATVETLLAVSRTAESLSQGVGNDEQERTLEDVLEQTMVAAADDDMLRRATVDQAREILGDLKPKERAVLCRRFGIPEDGSDGEREPMTLQEIGAELSLSRERVRQIEAQALQRLRRGTKARRLMAVFR
- a CDS encoding MerR family transcriptional regulator gives rise to the protein MRDGSGRGKARRDDFVLIGVVADRFGVHPQTLRLYEREGLICPPRSSGNTRLYDRETVERLEIILTLTRDLGVNLAGVEVILDLRARLSRMEGEVERLMDAFRSVAAEHASRAAGRPTPPQNALALRPGAPLARRPV